A genome region from Haloarcula sp. H-GB4 includes the following:
- a CDS encoding Eco57I restriction-modification methylase domain-containing protein translates to MQTALTYRTNRDLFSNHYLDEHLPDTEEWDAVSDADLREAREEIMDLWEREKETAPKRNEPQLEEKFIRPMFRKLGIPFEVEESTSRTQRRPDYGFFESDDAARGAFERREEGGDFYRNAVAVADAKRWGRPLDTRGSGEHERDFENPSYQIHVYLQETPARWAVLTDGKKWRLYYGPTSHRLDSYYEIDLPTVLEKGDLKDFKYFYLFFRHSAFLEDSSGECFLDDVYDESNVFAQELGEDLQDNIYEAIKVLSEGFMQYPDNDLSEEDLDLIHDSSLIYLYRLIFVLYAESEGRDLLDTNNEIYEESYSLNTLKQDVAEELDSPNPKYRDWQDNLWDRLEELFKLIDQGSKSRGIPEEDLYIPAYNGGLFRTNPDEDDSVEARFLANHQVGDAYLAKVIELLTRSQNGNGGGKIFVDYSSLDVRHLGSIYEGLLEYQLDVADEPLALEDSEYVTAGEGDEVIVEEGEVHLTTGSGERKATGSYYTPEYVVEYIVEETLEPLVTDISEDLMAQSARDEGGFAAEFAERIFDLKILDPAMGSGHFLTSAIDYLAREIIDAQERQAAQQGIETVDEEHDINWARRQVAQRCIYGVDLNPLAVELAKVSLWLRTLAAEQPLAFLDHHLKTGNSLVGSDIEEIDELESESGGDDQNASLADFGIARKGTIEQLMRIYQDFIAIENQDLDDIKQMEDKYDEFERNKLRQRLESMANVRTAENFGLDNVPDDAYEQMAAKLEDDEGWQLLAETDWFQDAQTWSTKHEYFHWRLEYPEVFYDKNGGEIRDPGFDAVIGNPPWMDFQRIGDDEREYQREKFDSAIEKYDLYVAFVEQAAGLLKQEGGFFGYIIQNKFLSSSYGEGLKEFLIDNVGVRTILDFEDANVFSGTTTYPLILLLSSQMPEEFEYAHLEDATSEDVEEFLREPTTNRIETQKLTSNRPWIFPTKGEAEVVDTLRNNHHPTLEDISEDISTGIKTNLKEAYVFEEDTDNIPVEQDLLRPVLDGADIRRYSGPRDDKYIIYPYEKSGSELNPINLSEYPKTQQHFLEFEEELSERLFYEKTIEEMGKEWFEFPYTSENLLGPKILFPDISTEPRCTFDSTGETLILNTAYGAVLKSEVQEDVQYVCALFNSSPLRFMFTALSPKLSGGYYRFQTQYVGQLPIPSMLERSDDRESVDSGLLTEYNEELDSVAEFEPVQFVKSRNKLGGENRVTHDFLSSLADKMVDFQSQRDALNLNLLDYLGIPSDELPESERGDTLEDLQMPVAGVADTPLAETTDEYEGLRIEDVIFKDDPDRLVLSVDISYKVDEDDPRETDRWNRLDESEFETYGAMAFVGLSEAAETLLREFVPVAVEKAEGFAGFRQDATKTNSPLDRLKDLTLPVIDEVQTGLQQYIEVRERADQLEEEIEKTDQLIDEIVYDLYGLTDEEIDIIESAVNDD, encoded by the coding sequence ATGCAAACCGCACTAACATACCGGACGAACCGCGATCTGTTTTCCAACCACTATCTCGACGAGCACCTTCCTGATACTGAAGAGTGGGATGCAGTCAGTGATGCAGACCTCAGAGAGGCCCGCGAGGAGATCATGGACCTCTGGGAGCGCGAGAAAGAGACCGCTCCCAAACGCAATGAGCCCCAGCTCGAGGAGAAATTCATCCGACCGATGTTCCGGAAGCTGGGCATCCCCTTCGAGGTCGAGGAGAGTACCAGCCGGACACAGCGCCGGCCCGACTACGGCTTCTTCGAATCCGACGACGCTGCTCGTGGTGCCTTCGAGCGTCGTGAGGAAGGTGGCGACTTCTACAGGAACGCTGTGGCCGTCGCGGACGCCAAGCGCTGGGGCCGACCGCTCGACACCCGTGGGAGCGGGGAACACGAGCGTGACTTCGAGAACCCGAGCTACCAGATTCACGTCTATCTGCAGGAGACGCCGGCGCGGTGGGCCGTCCTCACCGACGGGAAGAAATGGCGGCTCTACTACGGCCCGACGAGCCACCGGCTCGACTCCTACTACGAGATCGACCTGCCAACCGTCCTCGAAAAGGGGGATCTTAAGGACTTCAAATACTTCTACCTCTTCTTCAGGCACAGCGCATTCCTCGAGGATTCCAGCGGCGAGTGCTTCCTAGACGACGTCTACGACGAGTCCAATGTCTTCGCCCAAGAGTTGGGAGAGGACCTGCAGGACAACATCTATGAGGCCATCAAGGTCCTCTCGGAGGGGTTCATGCAGTACCCGGACAACGACCTCTCCGAAGAGGATCTCGACCTCATTCACGACAGCTCGCTCATCTACCTCTATCGGCTCATCTTCGTCCTCTACGCAGAGAGTGAGGGCCGTGACCTGCTTGATACGAACAACGAGATCTACGAGGAGTCGTACAGTCTGAATACACTCAAGCAGGACGTCGCCGAGGAACTGGACAGTCCCAATCCGAAGTATCGTGACTGGCAAGACAACCTTTGGGACCGACTGGAGGAGCTGTTCAAACTCATCGACCAAGGAAGTAAGTCCCGCGGTATTCCGGAGGAGGATCTCTACATCCCGGCGTACAACGGTGGGCTGTTCAGAACCAACCCTGACGAAGACGACAGTGTCGAAGCCCGGTTCCTCGCGAATCACCAAGTGGGCGACGCCTACCTAGCTAAGGTCATCGAACTCCTCACGCGGAGTCAGAACGGCAACGGCGGTGGGAAGATCTTCGTCGACTACTCGTCGCTGGACGTCCGACATCTCGGGAGCATTTACGAGGGACTTCTCGAGTATCAGCTCGATGTCGCCGATGAGCCGCTCGCGTTGGAGGACAGTGAGTACGTCACCGCCGGCGAGGGTGACGAAGTGATCGTTGAGGAGGGAGAAGTCCACCTCACGACTGGCTCTGGTGAACGGAAGGCGACGGGGTCCTACTACACGCCGGAGTATGTCGTCGAGTACATAGTCGAAGAGACGCTGGAACCCCTCGTCACGGACATCTCAGAGGACCTTATGGCTCAGAGTGCTCGGGATGAAGGCGGCTTCGCGGCGGAATTCGCTGAGCGTATCTTCGATCTCAAGATCTTGGACCCCGCGATGGGGAGTGGTCACTTCCTGACGAGCGCCATCGACTACTTAGCGCGTGAGATCATCGACGCACAGGAGCGTCAGGCCGCACAACAAGGTATCGAGACCGTCGATGAGGAACACGACATTAATTGGGCCCGACGGCAGGTCGCCCAGCGCTGTATCTACGGAGTCGACTTGAACCCACTCGCTGTTGAGCTCGCCAAGGTCTCGCTGTGGCTCCGGACTCTCGCGGCTGAACAGCCGCTCGCATTCTTGGATCACCACTTAAAAACGGGGAACTCGCTGGTCGGCAGTGACATCGAGGAAATCGATGAGCTAGAATCCGAGAGCGGTGGGGACGATCAAAATGCTTCGCTCGCCGATTTCGGTATAGCTAGGAAAGGGACGATTGAACAATTGATGCGGATCTATCAAGATTTCATCGCGATTGAGAATCAAGATCTCGATGACATCAAGCAGATGGAAGACAAGTATGACGAGTTTGAGCGTAACAAGCTTCGGCAGCGGCTTGAGTCAATGGCAAATGTACGCACGGCTGAGAATTTCGGGCTAGACAATGTTCCAGATGATGCCTATGAACAAATGGCCGCTAAGCTGGAAGATGATGAGGGATGGCAGCTACTAGCTGAAACGGATTGGTTCCAAGATGCTCAGACGTGGTCCACTAAGCATGAATATTTCCACTGGAGACTGGAATATCCAGAGGTATTCTATGATAAAAACGGCGGTGAGATTCGAGATCCCGGTTTTGACGCTGTCATAGGAAATCCGCCATGGATGGATTTCCAACGGATTGGTGATGATGAGAGGGAGTATCAGCGGGAGAAATTCGATTCTGCTATTGAAAAGTACGACTTGTACGTTGCTTTCGTCGAACAAGCAGCTGGCTTATTAAAACAAGAAGGCGGCTTCTTCGGCTATATTATTCAAAATAAATTCTTGTCCAGTAGTTATGGGGAGGGTCTTAAAGAGTTCTTGATAGATAATGTAGGTGTCAGGACTATTCTAGACTTTGAAGATGCAAATGTATTCTCAGGCACAACAACATACCCACTAATTCTACTCTTATCGAGCCAGATGCCGGAGGAATTTGAGTATGCTCACTTGGAAGATGCTACAAGTGAAGATGTTGAAGAGTTCCTGAGGGAGCCGACAACAAACCGAATTGAGACCCAAAAACTGACATCGAATAGGCCATGGATTTTCCCCACCAAGGGTGAGGCAGAGGTTGTTGACACTCTCCGGAATAATCACCATCCTACATTAGAAGATATCTCTGAGGATATTTCGACAGGAATTAAGACGAATTTGAAAGAGGCCTATGTGTTTGAAGAAGATACGGATAATATCCCTGTTGAGCAGGATCTCCTCAGGCCTGTTCTTGACGGGGCAGACATCCGCCGCTATTCTGGACCGCGCGATGACAAATATATTATATATCCATACGAGAAGTCGGGTTCGGAGCTAAATCCGATCAATCTCTCTGAGTACCCGAAAACTCAACAACACTTCTTAGAGTTTGAGGAAGAGCTAAGTGAGCGTCTGTTCTACGAAAAAACGATAGAAGAGATGGGCAAAGAGTGGTTTGAGTTCCCCTATACCAGCGAGAATCTTCTCGGCCCAAAAATTCTGTTCCCAGATATCTCCACGGAACCTCGTTGTACCTTTGACTCAACGGGAGAGACGCTGATACTCAATACTGCATATGGGGCAGTTTTAAAATCTGAAGTTCAGGAAGATGTCCAATATGTCTGTGCTTTGTTCAATTCCTCTCCTCTCCGGTTCATGTTCACAGCCTTAAGTCCGAAGCTGTCTGGAGGTTACTACCGATTCCAGACTCAGTACGTTGGACAATTACCAATTCCGTCTATGCTTGAACGTTCCGATGATCGTGAATCTGTGGACTCTGGCCTCCTTACGGAATATAATGAAGAACTTGATTCGGTCGCTGAATTCGAACCAGTTCAATTTGTCAAATCTCGTAATAAATTGGGTGGCGAGAACAGAGTGACACATGACTTCCTCAGCAGTCTAGCCGATAAGATGGTAGACTTTCAGAGTCAAAGAGATGCACTCAATCTCAACCTGCTTGATTACCTCGGTATTCCTAGCGATGAACTTCCTGAATCGGAGAGGGGCGACACTCTGGAGGACCTACAGATGCCGGTCGCAGGCGTCGCAGACACGCCACTGGCCGAGACTACTGACGAGTATGAGGGCCTTCGTATTGAGGATGTCATCTTCAAAGATGACCCCGATCGACTGGTGCTGTCTGTGGATATCAGTTATAAAGTGGACGAAGACGACCCCCGCGAGACCGACCGCTGGAACAGACTTGATGAATCGGAGTTCGAGACCTACGGGGCGATGGCCTTTGTTGGACTCTCCGAGGCCGCAGAGACCCTGTTGCGTGAGTTCGTCCCTGTCGCCGTTGAGAAGGCTGAGGGCTTTGCTGGGTTCCGACAGGACGCGACCAAGACGAACTCGCCGCTAGACCGACTGAAGGATCTAACGCTCCCTGTTATCGACGAGGTTCAAACTGGATTACAACAGTACATCGAAGTGCGAGAGCGTGCTGACCAGCTGGAAGAGGAAATCGAGAAAACCGACCAACTCATCGACGAAATTGTCTACGATCTCTACGGACTAACTGACGAGGAAATCGATATTATCGAGTCAGCAGTGAACGATGACTAA